One Papaver somniferum cultivar HN1 chromosome 10, ASM357369v1, whole genome shotgun sequence genomic window carries:
- the LOC113317225 gene encoding probable F-box protein At4g22030: protein MATLQVVSNLLCSSHSSSTVSQSRKGVQAAIHFPKLNNIRKPYDLNLPSLTTKASEPMTNITQQIMKTFINSPGHGASPTLSPTLSPTTLAGELYMIMEAIAERIEMHQNIGDQRNNWNTLLLNSINAITIAAATMTGLGSTGVVGSSSSLLALQVTSTLLYTAATGMLVVMNTIQPSQLAEEQRNATRLFRQLHEQIKTKLSLSRTPITQRDVNQAMKKVLALDKAYPLPLLGGVMIEKFPKNVEPANWWPEQSPKEQTQVSNNGKAGHNGWSSKLEKEMRGIVELLRTRDTEEYIRLSNMMLKINKTLAIAGPLLTGLGALGAAFAGSPSNGSVAVLVGVTAGAMATVVNTMEHGGQIGMIFEMYRASAGSFQLLEETIESTLEEPHVEKREHGKLFEMKVALQLGRSLSDLRNFSGSLSPSRPVTKEFASKLF, encoded by the coding sequence ATGGCAACCCTTCAAGTAGTTTCAAATCTCTTGTGTTCTTCTCACTCTTCATCCACTGTTTCACAGTCACGAAAAGGTGTTCAGGCTGCAATTCATTTTCCAAAACTGAATAATATCAGAAAACCTTATGATCTTAACCTTCCCAGCTTAACAACTAAAGCTTCAGAACCCATGACAAACATTACCCAACAAATCATGAAAACCTTTATTAATAGCCCTGGACATGGCGCCAGTCCAACTCTTAGTCCCACTCTTAGTCCGACGACGTTGGCCGGAGAGCTTTATATGATTATGGAAGCTATTGCTGAGAGAATTGAGATGCATCAAAATATAGGAGACCAAAGAAACAACTGGAATACACTTCTTCTCAACTCAATCAATGCTATAACTATTGCTGCCGCAACCATGACAGGACTCGGATCGACTGGTGTAGTTGGATCTTCGTCATCTCTTTTGGCTCTCCAGGTTACATCTACTCTATTGTATACAGCAGCAACAGGGATGTTGGTGGTTATGAACACAATCCAACCTTCACAACTTGctgaagaacaaagaaacgcTACAAGATTGTTCAGACAACTTCACGAACAGATCAAAACTAAACTTTCTCTTAGTCGTACTCCTATTACTCAAAGGGATGTAAACCAAGCGATGAAGAAGGTCTTGGCACTTGATAAAGCCTACCCACTTCCACTTCTCGGAGGTGTAATGATCGAAAAGTTCCCAAAGAACGTCGAGCCAGCAAACTGGTGGCCAGAACAAAGTCCAAAAGAACAAACACAAGTCAGTAATAACGGTAAAGCAGGACATAATGGTTGGAGTAGCAAGCTTGAGAAAGAAATGAGAGgcatagttgaactgttgagaaCAAGGGATACTGAAGAATACATAAGACTAAGCAACATGATGCTGAAAATCAACAAGACTCTAGCGATTGCTGGTCCATTGCTAACAGGACTTGGTGCTTTAGGTGCAGCTTTTGCTGGATCACCATCTAATGGGTCAGTTGCTGTGTTGGTTGGTGTCACTGCTGGAGCAATGGCAACCGTCGTAAACACAATGGAACACGGTGGACAAATCGGAATGATTTTCGAAATGTATCGAGCTTCTGCCGGTTCATTTCAATTACTAGAAGAGACAATAGAGTCTACGTTAGAAGAGCCACATGTGGAAAAGAGAGAGCATGGAAAATTGTTTGAAATGAAGGTGGCTTTGCAGTTAGGCAGAAGCTTATCTGACCTCAGAAACTTTTCCGGATCATTATCACCATCAAGGCCAGTAACTAAGGAATTTGCTAGCAAGCTTTTCTAG